The genome window AAATCGAGCTGTTGCGGACGCTGGAGCGGGATCAGCGGTCCTACGCGGCCGGAGAGACGTTGCGTGCCAGCGGGGACCCGGCGGCGGTGTTCTTCACGCTGACCGATGGCTGGGCCTGCGCGAGCCGCTGTCTGGCTGATGGGGAGCGGCAGGTGATGGATGTGTTTCTGCCGGGGCAGGTGATGGGACTGCGCGAAATCGGCTACGACCACGCGCTATCGGATTTCGTGGCGATCACGGATATCCAGGCCTGCCCGTTCCCGAAGGCGCGATTGACGGAGGTCTTCGACAGCGCGCCGCGACTGGCGGATCTCTTCATGCTGACGCTGGCGCGCGATCAGTCGATCCTGCTGGAGCGGGTCGTGAACCTTGGCCGGCGCTCGGCGGAGGAGCGGGTCGCGCACTTCCTGGTGGAGATGAAGACCCGCGTGGCACCCGATGCGCCGAGCTTCCAGCTGCGCATGAAGCAGGGTGTCATCGGCGATGCGCTCGGGCTTTCCGCTGTGCATGTGAGCCGCACACTGCGGGCGCTCAGCGATCGGGGGTTGATATCGAAGACCGGAAAGACGGTCCGTATCGACGACCTGCAGGCGCTGATCGAATTCTCGGACTTCAACCCGACTTATCTGCAGCGCAACGTCCGCTGGGCCCGCCAGAGCGCGGCCGAGGGCGCGGAAGCGCTGGCCGTGAACCGATGAAGCGCGGCGATGCCGCGGGCGCGGCCATGGGTGTCGAAACTGCGCCCGGGGTCTGTCGAAAATCTTCTAGACAGGCGGTCGTCGGCCGGTAACGGCGAATACGATGGCGAGCACGATGCCGACGACGAAGAGGATCCAGGCAATGTTGGTGGCGGTGCCGGCGATGCCGGTAAAGCCGAGCACACCGGCGATGAGACCGACAATCAGAAAGATGAGTGCCCAGGAAAGCATGGCGGTTCCCTTCTTCTTGGAGTGTTGGCCGACAGTAGCGGCTGGCGGATTGACCGGGCATTAACCCAGGTTAATGCTGGTGACTTGAAGAATTCGCAGGATAGCCCGCTCAATACATGTCGAAGGAGGGTCCATGAATCGGGATCAACTCGAAGGCAAGTGGGACGAGGTCACCGCCAAGATCAAGCAGGAATGGGCGGATCTAACCGACGATGAAGTACGCCGCGCCGAAGGCAACATCGAAGAGCTGAAGGCGCGGATCCAGCAGAAGTACGGCGAGACACGCGAAGTCGTCGCCGAGAAGATCAATCGCATCATGGAGGGTGTGAAAAATGACAGTGCTCAATAAGCTCCGTAGCGTGAGCGATCTCCGCATGTTGGCTCTGGCGCTGATGCTTGGCGCCGGTTCTGTCGTTCTGCTCACCGGCTGCGAGTCGGACGGCCCGGCCGAGGAGATGGGCGAATCCATCGACGAAACCGCCGAAGAGGCCGGTGACGAGATGGAAGAGGCGACGGACTGAGGGCCGCTTCTTGCGTCCGGTCGCTGCGGATAGCGGCCGGGCGGCCGGGGGCTCCTTTCCGCGGCGGTTGCCCGTGCGTCGGTGCAGCGCCGCTTTACTGTCTGCATTTCGGCTGCAGCCGAATGCTCGGAAATCCCCCTTGACGGCGCTGCCTGACAGGAAATGGCTCGGCCTTGCCGCGCTGACGGTGCTGTTGCTTGGTCTGACCGGCCTGTGGCAATGGACGCCTCTGGGCGAATGGGCGAATTCGGAGAAGCTGTCCGGCGAGCTGGAAGCGCTGGCGCGCAGCCCCTGGGCGCCGGTGACGCTCGGCCTCGTGTATCTGGCCGCCGCGCCGGTGATGTTTCCGGTCATGGCGCTCAATCTGGCGCTGATCCTGGCCATGGGGCCATTCTGGGGTATTGGCTACGCACTCTATGGAAGCCTGCTCGCCGGGCTGGCGGCCTTCTGGGCTGGGCACAGCCTCGGGCAGCGCGCGTTGGCTCGGCTGCGCAGCGATACGGTGGACAAGGCGCTGCGCGTGGTGCGCGTAGGCGGCCTGCCGGGCCTGATCCTGCTACGCATCGTGCCGCTGGCGCCCTACCCTGTGGTGAATGTCGTCCTCGGTGCCGGCGGCATTGGCACCGGGGTTTTCGTCACGGGTACGCTGATCGGCGTGCTGCCGAGCCTGATCCTGATGGGCGTTGTCGGCTTCCAGCTGCGCCAGGTGCTGCAGGATCCGAACGCGGGCGGCATAACCGTGCTCGTCGGTCTGGCGCTGGGCTGCGTGGCGCTGGCGGCGTGGTTGCACCGGCGCCTGTCCGCTCGGCTCGCCGACAGTTGATGCGGGTGTTAAGGCGGGCGCTGGCATGGTCGCCGGCTCATGCTCCGGCAGGGAGGCGTGTATCCGTTTGCTGACACTGAACATGCACAAGGGCTTCTCGGCATGGCGCCGTCGCTTCGTGCTGCACGAGCTGCGCGAGGCCATTCGCCTTTCCGGAGCGGATGTTGTGCTGCTGCAAGAGGTGCTGGGCGCGCACCGCGAACTCTCCACGCGCTGGGAGCGCTGGCCGGACCAGGGCCAGTACGAGTTTCTTGCCGACACCGTGTGGTCCGCCTATGCCTATGGCAAGAATGCGGTCTACCCGGAGGGGCATCACGGTAACGCCGTGCTGAGCAAGTTTCCCATCACGCATTTCCGCAACCACGACGTCTCTGTGGCGGACGAGGAAAAGCGCGGCCTGCTGCACTGTGTGCTGGATGTGCCGGGCTGGGCGCGACCGCTGCATGTCATCTGCGTGCATCTGGGCCTTTCCGAGGCGCAGCGGCGCGAACAGCTGCAGCGGCTGTGCGCGATGGTCGGTGACGAGATTCCTGCGAAGGACCCGCTGGCGGTGGCCGGCGACTTCAATGACTGGCGCCAGCGCGCGCACGCCGTACTGGCGGATGGCGCCGGCCTGCGCGAGGTCTTCGTGGCGGCCCTCGGCCGGGCGCCGCGCACCTTTCCGGTGTGGCTGCCGCTGCTGCGGCTCGACCGCATCTACGCACGCAATCTGAAGGTCGCGCGGCCACAGGTTCTCCACGGGCGGCCGTGGAGCCGGCTGTCCGATCACGCGCCGCTGACGCTGGAACTGGCGGCCGTTTCATGAACCATCCCCACGACTGGAGCGAGGGCAACACTCTCACCCTGCTGGAGAACGGGGAGATGTTCTTTCCTGCCGTCTTCGCCGATATCCGGGCCGCGCGCGAGGAGGTCATCCTGGAGACCTTCATCTGGCTCGACGACGCCATCGGCCGGGCGCTGCGCGAGGCGCTGCTGGAGGCGGCGTCGCACGGGGCGTCAGTGGATGTCACGGTGGACGGGCACGGTTCGGCGACGCTGGGTAAGGATTTCATCAAGCCGCTTACCGATGCCGGCGTTCGGCTGCACGTCTTCGGGCCGATGCCGCCCAAGCTCGGCATGCAGCCGAATCTGCTGCATCGCCTGCACCGCAAGATCGTGGTGGTCGACCAGCGCATCGCACATGTTGGCGGTATCAATTTCTCCGACGCGCACATGTACTACTACGGCGCGGAGTCGAAGCAGGATTACTCCGTCAGGGTCGAGGGGCCGGCGGTCGACGGCATCCGCGCCTTCTGTGCCGAGGC of Algiphilus aromaticivorans DG1253 contains these proteins:
- a CDS encoding Crp/Fnr family transcriptional regulator, which codes for MAQSCIIKHFRDFAELTRREIELLRTLERDQRSYAAGETLRASGDPAAVFFTLTDGWACASRCLADGERQVMDVFLPGQVMGLREIGYDHALSDFVAITDIQACPFPKARLTEVFDSAPRLADLFMLTLARDQSILLERVVNLGRRSAEERVAHFLVEMKTRVAPDAPSFQLRMKQGVIGDALGLSAVHVSRTLRALSDRGLISKTGKTVRIDDLQALIEFSDFNPTYLQRNVRWARQSAAEGAEALAVNR
- a CDS encoding CsbD family protein — its product is MNRDQLEGKWDEVTAKIKQEWADLTDDEVRRAEGNIEELKARIQQKYGETREVVAEKINRIMEGVKNDSAQ
- a CDS encoding TVP38/TMEM64 family protein; the encoded protein is MTALPDRKWLGLAALTVLLLGLTGLWQWTPLGEWANSEKLSGELEALARSPWAPVTLGLVYLAAAPVMFPVMALNLALILAMGPFWGIGYALYGSLLAGLAAFWAGHSLGQRALARLRSDTVDKALRVVRVGGLPGLILLRIVPLAPYPVVNVVLGAGGIGTGVFVTGTLIGVLPSLILMGVVGFQLRQVLQDPNAGGITVLVGLALGCVALAAWLHRRLSARLADS
- a CDS encoding endonuclease/exonuclease/phosphatase family protein: MVAGSCSGREACIRLLTLNMHKGFSAWRRRFVLHELREAIRLSGADVVLLQEVLGAHRELSTRWERWPDQGQYEFLADTVWSAYAYGKNAVYPEGHHGNAVLSKFPITHFRNHDVSVADEEKRGLLHCVLDVPGWARPLHVICVHLGLSEAQRREQLQRLCAMVGDEIPAKDPLAVAGDFNDWRQRAHAVLADGAGLREVFVAALGRAPRTFPVWLPLLRLDRIYARNLKVARPQVLHGRPWSRLSDHAPLTLELAAVS